One part of the Marispirochaeta sp. genome encodes these proteins:
- a CDS encoding class I SAM-dependent methyltransferase, translating into MGFVICPDCTLVYQNPQPVIEDLARRYDDEYFEYELENEEAFFSLMRMGLDDIGFPDIVGDLPRRFLDVGCATGKLISHVKDLGFSEQGVEICAPSARYGIEKRGVNIFIGTLEEAAFSAESFGIVHCSHLIEHLTDPALFAAEVYRVLVPGGFFILTTPDIHGMQARLFGEDWRSAIHDHMVLFSRRTLRRLLEDRGFRVEKRRSWGGLAAGTAPILIKKTADTLCKLINQGDVMIMLARKPA; encoded by the coding sequence ATGGGGTTTGTAATCTGCCCCGACTGCACTCTGGTTTATCAGAACCCCCAGCCGGTAATTGAGGATCTCGCCCGGCGTTATGATGATGAGTACTTTGAGTACGAACTGGAGAACGAAGAGGCTTTTTTTTCCCTGATGCGTATGGGTCTTGATGATATAGGCTTTCCGGATATCGTTGGAGATCTTCCCCGCCGGTTTCTGGACGTTGGATGTGCTACTGGAAAACTGATCTCTCATGTCAAGGATCTTGGGTTTTCAGAACAGGGTGTGGAGATCTGTGCCCCTTCTGCCCGTTATGGAATAGAGAAACGGGGGGTCAATATCTTTATCGGTACCCTCGAGGAGGCAGCTTTTTCAGCGGAAAGCTTTGGGATTGTTCACTGCAGCCACCTGATCGAACACTTAACCGATCCTGCCTTGTTTGCCGCAGAGGTGTATCGCGTCCTTGTTCCGGGTGGCTTTTTTATCCTTACTACTCCGGATATTCACGGAATGCAGGCCCGTCTCTTTGGGGAAGACTGGAGATCTGCAATTCACGATCACATGGTTCTTTTTTCCCGGCGAACCCTGCGGCGGTTGCTTGAAGACAGGGGTTTCAGGGTTGAGAAACGGCGTTCATGGGGAGGTCTTGCCGCGGGAACTGCTCCGATTCTGATTAAGAAGACTGCTGATACCCTCTGTAAATTAATCAATCAGGGTGATGTGATGATTATGCTTGCTCGTAAGCCTGCTTGA
- a CDS encoding DUF4912 domain-containing protein: MTKERLLGLSDEIIRELARREGVHFSPEMEREELVEQILEALAEDRLDREVLNNLAMRIKEKKYEVVQDEDIFIYDDNEYPIPQSYNETKISLMLRDPYWAFCYWEIFPSEAAEIKRSEGLTELFLRVYTLPDGELTIKSFNDYSDIPVSHSDDCWYINLPQSGIRYCIDLVSVTKGSTKRLCRSNIISSPRGDVQEEMKSSDNPLLETLFLSGLFDVNIADENDEIPQRIISLIDSQYVHLTN; encoded by the coding sequence ATGACCAAAGAGCGTCTCTTAGGACTCTCCGACGAGATCATCAGGGAGCTTGCACGCAGAGAAGGAGTTCATTTTTCTCCGGAAATGGAGAGAGAGGAGCTGGTTGAACAGATACTTGAAGCACTTGCCGAGGACCGGCTCGATCGCGAGGTTTTAAACAACCTGGCAATGCGGATAAAGGAAAAGAAATATGAGGTGGTCCAGGATGAAGATATCTTTATCTACGACGACAATGAATATCCGATTCCGCAAAGCTATAACGAAACTAAAATCTCTCTGATGCTCCGAGATCCATATTGGGCTTTTTGTTACTGGGAGATTTTTCCTTCCGAGGCCGCAGAGATTAAACGGTCCGAGGGCTTAACTGAATTGTTTCTTCGGGTGTATACACTGCCTGATGGAGAGCTGACAATTAAAAGTTTTAATGATTATTCTGATATTCCCGTTTCCCACTCTGATGACTGCTGGTACATAAATCTGCCTCAGAGCGGAATTCGTTATTGCATAGACCTGGTTTCAGTTACAAAGGGATCAACAAAGCGGCTGTGCCGATCGAATATCATCTCGAGTCCCCGCGGGGATGTTCAGGAAGAGATGAAATCCTCGGACAATCCGCTTCTCGAAACCCTGTTTCTGTCGGGACTTTTTGATGTCAATATTGCGGATGAGAACGATGAGATTCCTCAAAGAATAATCTCACTGATAGACAGCCAGTATGTACATCTGACTAATTAA
- a CDS encoding DegT/DnrJ/EryC1/StrS family aminotransferase: MSIPVYKPTLKRRDMDAVLTCMVSDEIGPGSLAERFSKELSRYLDKKLGIALRSPTEALSLALRSLDLPKGAGVAISALSPLYYLDALYNVGLQPLFIDVDESSACVSPEAVQCIAESTPAAWIIHAPFGIRPDLEFISEQDAPLIEDITSVVAALESEEQADAAFSLIRTEYMDPVTTGGGAVLLPGNMKFRRLLKPIEDELPTETRMPDINAALGLAQLQNAESMHEQRSEIYELLSQSLMKSKHHGFLPDSEKNVVPTAFPVVIDTGMNEVRQYALKNGIQTENAFASTPYARLQSEEIDCPVAASLALRTILFPLYPSMGRKNTELLVRILSTLP; the protein is encoded by the coding sequence ATGTCAATCCCAGTTTATAAACCTACCTTGAAGCGTCGGGACATGGACGCGGTTTTAACATGTATGGTCAGTGATGAAATCGGGCCCGGCAGTCTTGCTGAAAGATTCAGTAAAGAGCTCTCCCGCTACCTCGATAAGAAACTAGGCATCGCTCTGCGTTCACCTACAGAGGCTCTCAGCCTTGCTCTGAGGAGTCTTGATCTGCCAAAGGGAGCGGGAGTAGCTATAAGTGCATTGTCTCCGCTCTATTATCTTGATGCCCTGTATAATGTCGGTTTACAGCCCCTTTTTATCGACGTTGACGAGTCGTCTGCCTGTGTTTCACCAGAGGCAGTGCAGTGTATTGCGGAAAGTACACCGGCTGCATGGATTATACACGCACCTTTTGGTATCCGGCCGGATCTGGAGTTTATTAGTGAGCAGGATGCACCGCTTATTGAAGATATCACCTCTGTTGTAGCTGCCCTGGAGAGTGAGGAGCAGGCCGATGCTGCGTTTTCTCTGATTCGGACCGAATATATGGATCCTGTAACAACCGGTGGGGGAGCGGTCCTTCTGCCGGGAAACATGAAGTTCAGACGCCTTTTAAAACCCATCGAAGACGAACTTCCCACTGAAACTCGGATGCCCGATATTAACGCGGCTTTAGGGCTCGCTCAGCTGCAGAATGCCGAAAGCATGCATGAACAGCGCAGTGAAATATATGAACTCCTGTCTCAGTCTCTTATGAAATCGAAACATCATGGCTTTTTACCGGACAGTGAGAAAAACGTTGTGCCAACGGCTTTTCCGGTTGTTATCGATACAGGGATGAATGAGGTACGGCAATATGCCCTCAAAAACGGGATCCAGACGGAAAATGCCTTCGCATCCACTCCCTACGCCCGCCTGCAGTCGGAGGAAATCGATTGCCCGGTAGCCGCCAGTCTCGCTTTACGTACCATACTTTTTCCATTATATCCATCCATGGGCCGTAAGAACACGGAACTGCTGGTTAGAATATTATCCACTTTGCCGTAA
- a CDS encoding NAD(+)/NADH kinase yields the protein MQREVKYALLVANCLKEKAESLISDIGSYLQEQKIFYTVNRITGKPDISSFSNKNPVDLVFSLGGDGTVLYTARALAGLNVPILAVNIGSLGFITEVTREEWKEAFEKYRSGLLGLSERVLVQVSVERNGRIIRSFEGFNDAVVASDGISKVIRLSVEISDTPVGKYRADGIIVSSPTGSTAYSAAAGGPILDPEMEALVLNPICPFTLSNRTIVVNGDRCITILVERDQRAKVILTIDGQIVFPLEPEDKLHIRRSPRKVSLIRSDRRNFYEVLRTKLNWSGGPDA from the coding sequence ATGCAAAGAGAAGTTAAGTATGCCCTGTTGGTCGCAAACTGTCTGAAAGAGAAGGCTGAATCTCTTATTTCTGATATCGGCAGCTACCTTCAGGAGCAAAAGATCTTCTATACAGTCAACAGAATTACTGGAAAACCTGACATATCAAGTTTCTCCAATAAAAATCCCGTCGATCTTGTGTTTTCTCTGGGCGGTGATGGTACGGTTCTCTACACAGCAAGGGCCCTTGCCGGTTTGAATGTTCCGATTCTGGCTGTAAATATCGGCAGCCTCGGGTTTATCACTGAGGTTACCCGGGAGGAGTGGAAAGAGGCTTTTGAGAAGTATCGTTCCGGACTGTTGGGGCTGAGCGAGAGAGTACTGGTACAGGTTTCGGTTGAGCGGAATGGAAGAATTATTCGAAGCTTTGAAGGATTCAACGATGCAGTAGTGGCCTCGGACGGAATTTCAAAGGTTATTCGCCTTTCTGTCGAGATTTCCGATACCCCGGTGGGTAAATACAGGGCAGACGGCATTATCGTATCTTCTCCTACCGGTTCCACAGCTTATAGTGCTGCTGCGGGAGGGCCCATCCTTGATCCGGAAATGGAAGCCCTGGTATTGAACCCGATTTGCCCTTTTACCTTGTCCAACAGGACAATTGTAGTTAACGGTGACAGGTGTATAACTATTCTTGTAGAACGTGATCAGCGGGCCAAGGTCATTTTAACCATCGATGGTCAGATTGTTTTTCCTTTGGAGCCGGAGGACAAGCTGCACATACGCCGCTCTCCCCGGAAGGTCTCACTGATTCGTTCTGACAGGCGGAATTTTTATGAAGTTCTGCGCACCAAGCTTAACTGGTCGGGGGGGCCCGATGCTTGA
- a CDS encoding DUF1820 family protein, whose amino-acid sequence MSIYRVHFTWKSKEVSLKARSLDLTHPYFVSIKDLILPENSSLIINPAEDEFREEFSEANHIMLPFQSVSLIEEIPEDTVGGSKTLNFVKKKEEGTER is encoded by the coding sequence GTGTCGATTTACCGGGTCCATTTTACCTGGAAAAGCAAAGAAGTCAGCCTCAAGGCCCGCAGTCTGGATCTGACCCACCCTTACTTTGTCTCAATTAAGGATCTTATACTGCCTGAGAACAGCAGCCTTATTATAAATCCGGCGGAAGATGAGTTTCGTGAGGAGTTTTCCGAGGCAAACCATATCATGCTGCCCTTTCAAAGTGTATCCCTGATTGAAGAGATACCTGAAGACACCGTCGGAGGATCAAAAACCCTGAACTTTGTTAAAAAAAAGGAAGAGGGAACCGAAAGATGA
- the recN gene encoding DNA repair protein RecN: MLEELRIENFALIRSMNIRFSRGLNILTGETGAGKSIIVGALGAILGDKADSGVIRSKADEAKISAVLLVDHNSEALSWLADHDIVPEDGTVIVRRVIRRNGRGSVFLQDSQIPRAVLQEFTSMLFDMHGQHEHQSLLQADQHRRLLDSFAGIEDQVSRLAWHFAELTKIRKEYDSMNQAEREQLRELDFLNHAINEIDAADLKPGEEKALEEELEIISQAEKIYSHLEEFSRLSSESRGGALAYLRKARDELAFLSGIIQKMEPLSARFESAFLEMEDIVESVRAYNDEVQFSPGRLDEIEHRLMQIRRLEKKYGDSIDEVLQYREDSSAKINSIDSWQEQKEEMEQQIADLNRKIAQIARIVSDARRQVADSLKSAVEERIRPLGMQKAVFSVHIETKTGENGKTVCGPTGADQIEFLIAPNHGEPLKPLRSIASGGELSRLMLAIKTVLSEADQIDSLIFDEIDTGIGGEVGLALGEQLALLAERKQILCITHLASVAVRADNHIVVTKEIEAGRTITHTRSLGDDERVTEIARMLSGDPVGAASISHARELIEKYPHKAELKRSESG, translated from the coding sequence ATGCTTGAGGAACTGAGGATTGAAAACTTCGCCCTTATCCGCTCCATGAATATCCGCTTTTCCAGGGGATTAAACATCCTTACCGGTGAGACCGGTGCGGGAAAGTCTATTATTGTTGGGGCCCTGGGCGCGATTCTCGGGGACAAGGCGGATTCAGGCGTGATTCGAAGTAAGGCAGATGAGGCAAAGATCTCCGCTGTACTTTTAGTTGATCACAATTCTGAGGCCCTTTCCTGGCTGGCTGACCACGATATTGTTCCCGAGGACGGTACAGTAATTGTTCGCAGGGTCATTCGCCGCAATGGACGGGGGAGTGTTTTTCTGCAGGACAGCCAGATTCCCCGGGCGGTACTGCAGGAATTTACGTCCATGCTTTTTGATATGCATGGACAGCATGAACATCAATCGCTGCTTCAGGCAGATCAGCATAGAAGGCTCCTGGATTCCTTCGCCGGAATCGAAGATCAGGTTTCCCGGCTTGCTTGGCATTTTGCAGAGTTGACAAAGATACGCAAGGAGTACGACTCCATGAATCAGGCCGAGCGGGAACAGCTGCGGGAGCTTGATTTCCTCAACCACGCAATAAACGAAATTGACGCTGCAGACCTGAAACCGGGAGAAGAAAAAGCCCTCGAAGAGGAACTTGAGATTATTTCTCAGGCAGAAAAAATCTATTCACATCTGGAGGAGTTTTCCAGGCTATCCAGTGAAAGCAGGGGAGGTGCCCTGGCATATCTTCGGAAAGCCAGGGATGAGCTGGCCTTTCTTTCCGGAATAATACAGAAGATGGAACCTTTATCCGCCCGTTTTGAATCCGCCTTTCTTGAAATGGAGGATATTGTTGAATCGGTACGGGCGTATAATGATGAGGTCCAGTTCTCGCCTGGCCGTCTTGATGAGATTGAACATCGGCTTATGCAGATTCGGCGGCTTGAGAAGAAATACGGCGACAGTATTGATGAAGTTCTGCAGTATCGTGAAGATTCCTCCGCCAAGATTAATTCCATCGATTCCTGGCAGGAGCAAAAAGAGGAGATGGAGCAGCAAATCGCCGATTTAAACCGAAAAATCGCTCAGATAGCCAGGATTGTAAGCGACGCCCGCAGACAAGTCGCCGACAGTCTGAAGTCCGCTGTGGAAGAACGCATCAGACCTCTTGGAATGCAGAAGGCCGTATTTTCCGTTCATATAGAGACAAAGACCGGAGAAAACGGCAAGACCGTCTGCGGTCCTACTGGTGCAGATCAGATAGAATTTCTGATTGCACCAAATCATGGGGAACCACTGAAACCACTGCGCAGTATTGCTTCCGGAGGAGAACTCTCCCGTCTTATGCTTGCTATAAAGACAGTTTTATCCGAAGCTGACCAGATTGACTCTTTGATTTTTGATGAGATAGACACTGGTATCGGAGGAGAAGTGGGGCTTGCTCTGGGGGAGCAGCTTGCTTTGCTGGCGGAGCGTAAACAAATACTTTGCATTACTCATCTTGCTTCTGTCGCGGTTCGTGCCGATAATCATATTGTGGTGACAAAAGAGATCGAGGCGGGACGCACAATTACACACACGCGAAGTTTGGGAGACGATGAACGGGTAACCGAGATAGCCCGCATGTTATCCGGTGATCCCGTGGGGGCCGCCTCTATTAGTCATGCCCGCGAACTTATTGAAAAATATCCGCACAAGGCGGAGCTCAAGAGGTCGGAGAGTGGGTAA
- a CDS encoding cell division protein FtsL, whose amino-acid sequence MKRLLVVIMLISVPALLFLNIWQGYRFWETERYIARMQDEQQQWFEENKLMIVNIAVASSPARISELARDLGLKKIDQQDIVRVRIPGRGNND is encoded by the coding sequence ATGAAGCGTCTTCTTGTAGTTATTATGTTGATCTCTGTTCCGGCCCTGCTGTTTTTAAATATCTGGCAGGGATACCGCTTCTGGGAAACCGAGCGCTATATAGCCAGAATGCAGGATGAACAACAGCAGTGGTTTGAAGAAAACAAACTGATGATTGTTAATATAGCTGTTGCCTCTTCTCCCGCCCGAATAAGCGAACTGGCCCGTGATTTGGGTCTCAAAAAGATTGATCAGCAGGATATCGTGCGTGTGCGGATCCCCGGAAGGGGGAATAATGACTGA
- the mraZ gene encoding division/cell wall cluster transcriptional repressor MraZ, which translates to MITGEYKNSLDDKGRLLIPSKLRTELEGERLVLTRGVETCLWLFPLAQWTSLAEQLTQSTSLFQKRARILKRRIIAPAQEVEIDKAGRITIPPTLREYADLIKDTVILGLENYMEIWNESSYQEDLDSNEDEFMAAAEELGKILSL; encoded by the coding sequence ATGATAACCGGGGAATATAAGAACTCCCTGGATGACAAGGGCCGACTGCTGATTCCGTCTAAACTCCGGACGGAACTTGAAGGGGAACGTCTTGTTCTGACCCGGGGAGTTGAAACCTGTCTTTGGCTTTTTCCGCTTGCCCAGTGGACGTCTCTGGCGGAGCAGCTGACCCAGTCGACTTCTCTTTTTCAAAAACGTGCACGCATTCTAAAGCGTCGCATCATTGCTCCTGCCCAGGAGGTCGAGATTGATAAAGCGGGCAGGATCACTATTCCTCCGACTCTGCGGGAATACGCCGACCTCATAAAGGACACGGTGATTCTCGGGTTGGAAAACTATATGGAAATATGGAACGAATCCTCCTATCAGGAGGATCTTGATTCCAATGAAGATGAGTTTATGGCAGCCGCCGAGGAGCTGGGAAAGATTCTTTCCCTCTAG
- the rsmH gene encoding 16S rRNA (cytosine(1402)-N(4))-methyltransferase RsmH, which produces MTDIVHVPVMSREVLEYLSPEQDDALLVDCTMGEGGHSELFLQKYPELKVIGLDADSAIQSIARERLAPYAPRVRFFNTWFNLFFKDYPLGGERPNLILFDLGISVFHFEKAGRGFTFRADEPLDMRLDSSLETTAADIVNGYPEEQLANILYHYGEERYSRRIAAAVVRARAVKPVATSKALEEVIWKSVPDKYRRGRIHPATRSFQALRIAVNGELARLEQALEYALRVLAPGGKMGVISFHSLEDRIVKHFFLGKNKTCTCPEDWPMCKCEGEPIVSIITRKPLVPGEDEISSNPPSRSAKFRVARKMKEWE; this is translated from the coding sequence ATGACCGATATTGTGCATGTTCCGGTAATGAGCAGAGAGGTTCTCGAGTATCTGTCTCCCGAACAGGATGACGCCCTGCTTGTGGACTGCACAATGGGCGAGGGGGGGCATTCGGAACTCTTTCTGCAAAAATATCCCGAGCTTAAAGTAATCGGTCTGGACGCGGATTCTGCGATTCAGAGTATCGCCCGGGAACGGCTGGCTCCGTATGCTCCCCGGGTAAGGTTCTTTAATACCTGGTTTAATCTGTTTTTCAAGGACTATCCACTGGGAGGGGAACGTCCGAACCTTATACTGTTTGACCTGGGTATATCCGTCTTCCACTTCGAAAAGGCAGGAAGAGGATTTACCTTCCGCGCTGATGAGCCTCTTGATATGAGGCTCGACAGCAGTCTCGAGACCACCGCCGCCGATATAGTTAATGGCTATCCGGAAGAGCAGCTGGCGAATATTCTTTACCACTACGGTGAGGAACGTTATTCCCGGCGCATTGCGGCGGCGGTGGTCCGGGCCCGCGCGGTAAAACCTGTTGCAACCAGCAAAGCCCTGGAAGAGGTGATATGGAAGTCTGTTCCCGACAAATATCGTCGTGGCAGAATTCATCCTGCAACTCGAAGCTTTCAGGCTTTGCGAATAGCTGTTAACGGTGAACTGGCACGACTTGAACAGGCCCTTGAATATGCTCTCCGGGTTCTTGCTCCCGGCGGGAAGATGGGAGTTATTTCATTTCACAGCCTTGAGGATCGAATTGTAAAACATTTCTTTTTAGGCAAAAATAAGACCTGTACATGTCCGGAAGATTGGCCGATGTGTAAATGTGAAGGGGAGCCGATTGTTTCGATTATCACCAGGAAGCCTTTAGTCCCCGGTGAAGATGAAATAAGCAGCAACCCGCCGTCTCGGAGCGCCAAATTTCGTGTAGCCCGGAAGATGAAAGAGTGGGAATAA
- a CDS encoding chemotaxis protein CheW — protein sequence MADEKQLQLVTFQLGDEVYGIDIMQVNEIQKVQEVRSIPNAPNYVEGIFNLRGQIIPIINLHKRFHLRRAVLSEEDKLLSGFLILNLDGMQLGVYIDKVSRVVTIDSGKVQPPPQMISGIGAEYIQGVTSEETGYLIILDIRRIFDPKELQQLGKIGKR from the coding sequence ATGGCAGACGAAAAACAGTTACAACTGGTTACCTTTCAGCTAGGCGATGAGGTTTACGGCATCGATATTATGCAGGTTAACGAGATCCAGAAGGTCCAGGAGGTACGGTCAATTCCGAATGCCCCCAATTACGTTGAAGGTATTTTCAACCTGCGGGGACAGATCATACCAATTATAAATCTGCATAAGCGTTTTCATCTCCGCCGGGCTGTCTTAAGTGAAGAAGATAAGCTTCTCTCCGGTTTTCTCATTCTGAATCTCGATGGTATGCAGTTGGGGGTATACATCGATAAGGTTTCCAGGGTCGTGACCATTGACAGCGGAAAGGTACAGCCTCCGCCGCAGATGATATCCGGTATTGGCGCCGAGTATATTCAGGGAGTTACTTCGGAAGAGACGGGGTATCTCATTATTCTTGATATAAGAAGGATTTTCGATCCAAAAGAGCTGCAGCAGCTCGGAAAAATCGGAAAACGTTAA
- a CDS encoding M23 family metallopeptidase, translating to MGVHRIISAIILIAVFPGLLFALEYQWPVKKVLLTGTFAEDRGDHFHSGIDLGGGEQDIYPVSSGEVVYFFEESTPASVIPSGMGNFIVAEHAGGVRSLYAHLQEDSLDIRDSRLDPSVPLGIMGESGSSLGVHLHLSIIDSDTDNIVNPLLILPPQIDTTRPSIGGVFLARGKGTVDLDTWNRPILAGRWDLRLELYDQSEHSYYWPMAPFRVTVYMNGSETVYMTYEFISYKEGTHYLVDTPGLSHESMYISETRISLGEINLNPGETRVEIVVADYFGNETIFQKAVTVK from the coding sequence ATGGGTGTACATCGCATAATTTCTGCAATTATTTTAATTGCGGTTTTTCCTGGACTGCTGTTTGCTTTGGAGTATCAGTGGCCGGTTAAAAAGGTTCTGCTTACTGGTACTTTCGCGGAAGACCGGGGAGATCATTTTCATTCAGGAATCGATCTTGGAGGAGGTGAGCAGGATATTTACCCTGTTTCCAGTGGTGAGGTTGTCTATTTTTTCGAGGAATCCACCCCCGCATCGGTCATTCCTTCGGGCATGGGCAATTTTATTGTAGCCGAGCACGCAGGGGGCGTACGATCCTTGTATGCCCATTTACAGGAGGATTCCCTGGACATCCGGGATTCCCGGCTTGATCCTTCAGTTCCTCTGGGAATTATGGGAGAAAGCGGAAGTTCTCTTGGTGTTCACCTGCATCTTTCCATTATTGACTCCGACACGGACAATATAGTTAATCCCCTGCTGATTCTTCCGCCGCAGATCGATACCACCCGTCCCAGTATCGGGGGGGTATTTCTTGCCCGGGGTAAGGGTACTGTTGATCTCGATACGTGGAACAGGCCAATCCTCGCCGGGCGCTGGGATTTGCGTCTCGAATTGTACGATCAGAGTGAACATTCATACTACTGGCCCATGGCCCCTTTCCGGGTAACTGTGTACATGAATGGCTCGGAGACGGTATACATGACCTATGAGTTTATTTCATACAAGGAGGGGACCCACTATCTGGTAGATACTCCAGGATTATCACATGAATCCATGTATATAAGCGAAACCCGAATAAGCCTTGGAGAGATTAATCTGAATCCCGGTGAAACACGGGTTGAGATTGTAGTGGCAGACTACTTTGGCAATGAGACGATATTTCAGAAGGCTGTAACGGTAAAGTGA
- a CDS encoding 1,4-alpha-glucan branching protein domain-containing protein encodes MPRGYLSFVLHAHLPFVRHPEYEHFLEENWLFEAISETYLPLLRRFFALKTEGIPFRITVSVSPTLAGMLNDDLLQKRYIAHLEKQLELASKELLRTRDDARFHSVVRMYKELLDQNYQDFTNLYKNNILKGFRELQKSGHVELITTAATHAFLPLFEEYPEAVDAQIHTAVINHGRLFGSAPKGFWLPECGYYPGVERIIKQYNLAYSIASPHGILFSDTKSPYGIYAPMECPNGLPLFGRDIPSSRAVWSEEEGYPGDFAYREFYRDIGFDLPIEYIRPYIHDDDIRVYTGFKYYAITGKTDKKRPYDPEVAVAKVKEHAENFLYNRVKQSKKLSRFMDRPPVIVCPYDAELFGHWWFEGPLWLESLIRLIAESSEGLEMLTPIDYLELYPENPKGEPSFSSWGNKGYAEVWIDGSNDWIYRHIHKAIERMKDLVKRYPAESGLKLRVLNQAAREVLLSQASDWPFIIKTGTTVPYAEKRIKEHLYNFNRIYDNLCRNTVDTEWITGIEKKNNVFPDIDYRIFKGKG; translated from the coding sequence ATGCCAAGAGGATATCTCAGTTTTGTTTTACATGCTCATTTACCCTTTGTTCGTCATCCGGAATATGAGCATTTTCTAGAGGAAAACTGGCTTTTCGAGGCAATTTCGGAGACCTATCTTCCTCTGTTGCGGCGGTTTTTTGCGTTAAAAACGGAGGGGATCCCGTTTCGAATTACCGTCTCCGTTTCGCCAACTCTGGCGGGGATGTTAAACGATGATCTTTTACAGAAGCGCTACATCGCTCATCTGGAAAAACAGCTGGAGCTGGCCAGCAAAGAGCTGTTAAGGACCCGCGATGATGCCCGGTTTCACTCGGTTGTACGGATGTACAAGGAGCTGCTGGACCAGAATTATCAGGATTTTACCAATCTGTACAAGAACAATATCCTGAAGGGTTTCCGCGAGCTTCAAAAGTCGGGGCATGTTGAACTCATTACCACGGCAGCGACCCATGCTTTTCTGCCCCTGTTTGAAGAGTACCCGGAAGCTGTGGATGCACAGATCCATACCGCGGTGATTAACCATGGCCGCCTTTTTGGCTCGGCCCCGAAAGGGTTTTGGCTGCCCGAGTGTGGCTATTATCCTGGGGTTGAACGGATAATCAAGCAGTATAATCTGGCTTACAGTATCGCTTCTCCCCATGGAATTCTTTTCTCTGACACCAAGTCTCCCTATGGAATATACGCCCCTATGGAATGTCCGAACGGATTGCCTCTTTTTGGCCGGGATATTCCTTCATCCCGTGCTGTCTGGTCTGAAGAGGAAGGATACCCCGGAGATTTCGCGTATCGTGAGTTTTACCGGGATATCGGCTTCGATCTCCCCATTGAATATATACGTCCGTATATTCATGATGATGATATTCGCGTCTATACAGGTTTTAAATATTATGCCATTACCGGTAAGACCGACAAAAAACGGCCGTATGATCCGGAAGTCGCCGTTGCGAAAGTCAAAGAACATGCGGAGAACTTTCTCTATAACAGGGTCAAGCAATCCAAAAAACTGTCTCGTTTCATGGACCGGCCCCCGGTAATCGTGTGTCCCTATGATGCGGAGCTGTTTGGCCACTGGTGGTTCGAAGGCCCCTTGTGGCTTGAGTCCCTTATCCGGCTGATAGCCGAATCTTCCGAGGGCCTGGAGATGCTTACCCCCATCGATTATCTGGAACTTTATCCTGAAAATCCTAAAGGAGAACCATCGTTTTCAAGCTGGGGGAACAAGGGCTATGCGGAAGTATGGATCGATGGCAGCAATGACTGGATATACCGGCATATTCACAAGGCAATTGAACGTATGAAGGACCTGGTTAAACGATATCCTGCCGAATCCGGACTTAAGCTCAGGGTCTTGAATCAGGCTGCCCGGGAAGTCCTGTTGAGTCAGGCTTCAGACTGGCCCTTTATAATAAAGACCGGGACTACCGTTCCCTACGCGGAGAAGCGGATTAAGGAACATCTGTACAACTTTAACAGGATTTATGATAACTTGTGCCGTAACACCGTCGACACAGAATGGATTACCGGGATAGAAAAAAAGAACAATGTTTTCCCGGACATTGATTACCGGATTTTTAAGGGAAAAGGATAG